A stretch of Geomonas oryzisoli DNA encodes these proteins:
- a CDS encoding CheR family methyltransferase: MALDMKPFDAKNAPKISDKDFEQLRDYIYNVCGIYFHSSKKYFLESRLARRMEGTGCKTHADYYQFVRSPATGRAELTKLLDEITTNETCFFRNMPQLNALENKFLPEIIGTKGKIGFKKLRIWSAGSSSGEEAYTMAMILLEKRAALLKDWIIEIVGTDINETVLAQAREGVYNSYSVRNTPDYYLKKYFKEEAPGRFVLSPEVKKLATFSQLNLYDDNKMLFMKSFDFIFCANVLIYFDTSSKSKVVQHFYNNLQPYGYFFVGQSESLHGVNDKFKTVHFPGGFTYNK, from the coding sequence ATGGCATTAGACATGAAACCATTTGACGCTAAAAACGCCCCGAAGATTTCCGACAAGGATTTCGAACAGCTTCGGGACTACATATACAACGTCTGCGGCATCTACTTTCACAGCAGCAAGAAGTACTTCCTGGAAAGCAGGCTGGCCCGCAGGATGGAAGGAACCGGCTGCAAGACCCACGCGGACTACTACCAGTTCGTACGCAGCCCGGCCACCGGCAGGGCGGAACTGACCAAGCTCCTGGACGAGATCACCACCAACGAGACCTGCTTCTTCAGGAACATGCCCCAGTTGAACGCGCTGGAAAACAAGTTCCTGCCTGAGATCATCGGGACCAAGGGGAAGATCGGGTTCAAGAAGCTGCGCATTTGGAGCGCCGGCTCCTCCTCGGGGGAGGAGGCCTACACCATGGCCATGATCCTGCTCGAGAAGCGCGCCGCACTCCTCAAGGACTGGATCATCGAGATCGTGGGGACCGACATCAACGAGACCGTGCTGGCCCAGGCCCGGGAAGGGGTCTACAACAGCTACTCGGTGCGCAACACCCCCGATTACTACCTGAAGAAGTACTTCAAGGAGGAGGCCCCGGGCCGGTTCGTGCTCTCCCCCGAGGTCAAGAAGCTGGCGACCTTCAGCCAGTTGAACCTCTACGACGACAACAAGATGCTCTTCATGAAGAGCTTCGACTTCATCTTCTGCGCCAACGTGCTCATCTACTTCGACACATCCTCGAAGAGCAAGGTAGTGCAGCACTTCTACAACAACCTGCAGCCGTATGGCTACTTCTTCGTGGGGCAGTCCGAGTCGCTGCACGGGGTGAACGACAAATTCAAGACCGTACACTTCCCGGGCGGGTTCACCTACAACAAGTGA
- a CDS encoding chemotaxis protein CheW → METALTKVKSEEYGGELIQLVSFNLEKEEYGINVLMVREIIRMLNITRVPNTPHYVEGVINLRGKVIPIINLRKKFDLMDAEYDKRTRIMVMEVVGELMGFIVDEVSEVIRISEKEIQPPPPVVSSGIEQECMAGVINQADRLLVLLDLEKMFTADERRLFSNVA, encoded by the coding sequence ATGGAGACCGCACTCACCAAGGTAAAAAGCGAAGAGTACGGGGGGGAGCTGATCCAGCTGGTGAGCTTCAACCTCGAGAAGGAAGAGTACGGCATCAACGTCCTGATGGTGCGCGAGATCATCCGGATGCTCAACATCACCCGGGTCCCCAACACCCCCCACTACGTGGAGGGAGTCATCAACCTGCGCGGCAAGGTCATCCCGATCATCAACCTGCGCAAGAAGTTCGACCTGATGGACGCCGAGTACGACAAGCGCACCCGCATCATGGTGATGGAGGTGGTGGGCGAGCTGATGGGGTTCATCGTGGACGAGGTTTCCGAGGTGATCCGCATCTCGGAGAAGGAGATCCAGCCTCCTCCCCCGGTGGTCTCCAGCGGCATCGAGCAGGAATGCATGGCCGGCGTCATCAACCAGGCGGACCGGCTCCTGGTACTGCTCGACCTGGAGAAGATGTTCACAGCCGACGAAAGAAGGCTGTTCAGCAACGTAGCATAA
- a CDS encoding lytic transglycosylase domain-containing protein: MSINPITTAPAGVEGGKKAAPAAGSPAVPFQEMLDKGGAGAHVTPQAAAEALRLKMLSSALAIGGESAASAPSTANVNVQGLLNRFLEQLPSGGSAVAETREVAADQGAEAAFQAQQAHFQAGQLPTVPAVSDDRSTDSIIQRASQRYGVDSGLIRAVIKAESNFDPRAVSSAGAQGLMQLMPATARGLGVTDAFDPEQNIMAGTRFLKDMLRRYNGNVDEALAAYNWGPGNVDRHGTDTLPRETRTYLARVKGYYAQYLA, from the coding sequence ATGTCGATCAATCCGATAACCACGGCGCCGGCGGGCGTCGAAGGGGGCAAGAAGGCCGCCCCCGCCGCCGGTTCACCGGCTGTACCGTTCCAGGAGATGCTGGACAAAGGTGGCGCCGGCGCGCACGTGACGCCGCAGGCCGCAGCCGAAGCGTTGCGGCTGAAGATGCTCAGCTCCGCCCTGGCCATAGGCGGTGAGTCGGCCGCGTCGGCCCCGTCCACAGCCAACGTCAACGTGCAGGGGTTGTTGAACCGGTTCCTCGAACAGCTCCCCTCCGGGGGCAGCGCGGTGGCCGAGACCCGTGAGGTGGCGGCCGACCAGGGGGCCGAGGCGGCGTTTCAGGCACAGCAGGCGCATTTTCAAGCCGGCCAGCTGCCGACGGTCCCGGCGGTATCCGATGACCGCAGCACCGACTCCATCATCCAGCGGGCGAGCCAGCGTTACGGTGTCGACAGCGGGTTGATCCGGGCCGTCATCAAGGCCGAGAGCAATTTTGATCCCCGTGCCGTCAGTTCTGCCGGGGCCCAGGGGCTGATGCAGTTGATGCCGGCGACCGCGCGTGGGCTCGGCGTGACCGATGCTTTCGACCCCGAGCAGAACATCATGGCCGGCACCAGGTTTTTGAAGGACATGCTGCGGCGTTACAACGGCAACGTTGACGAAGCGTTGGCCGCCTACAACTGGGGTCCCGGCAACGTCGACCGTCACGGAACCGACACCCTCCCCCGGGAGACCAGGACCTATCTGGCCCGGGTCAAAGGGTACTATGCCCAGTACCTGGCGTAG
- a CDS encoding peptide chain release factor 3, translating into MRFNEQEIEKRRTFAIISHPDAGKTTITEKLLLFGGAIQQAGEVRARKSARHATSDWMEMEKQRGISVTSSVMKFTYRDFEINLLDTPGHNDFSEDTYRTLTAVDSVLMVIDSVKGVESQTKKLLEVCRLRHTPIMTFINKLDREGREPLDLLDDIESTLNIQCAPMTWPIGMGKRFRGTYHLYTKEITFYDPEADRGVGEIITVKGLDDPLLDELLGSQVEELRNDVELLEGAAHPFDPEAYLAGKQTPVFFGSAINTFGVQQLLDSFVENAPAPLSRETTSRIVSPYEEPFTGFTFKIQANMDPAHRDRIAFFRICSGKFVRGMKVKHLRLGREVQIANATIFMAQDRTNVDEAYAGDIIGIHNHGTIKIGDTFTQGEDLKYTGIPNFAPEHFRKVRILNPLKSKSLEKGLVQLAEEGTTQVFRPLMGADWIVGAVGMLQFDVVMHRLEHEYGVKAVYEPVSYVTARWVTGDRKKLDEFQKKEAMNLYLDGEGNLAYLAGSQWRLENTMENWKELSFHATREHS; encoded by the coding sequence ATGCGGTTCAACGAACAGGAAATAGAGAAGCGTCGCACCTTCGCCATCATCAGCCATCCGGACGCAGGTAAGACTACCATAACCGAGAAGCTGCTGCTCTTTGGCGGCGCCATTCAACAGGCGGGCGAGGTGCGCGCCCGGAAGTCGGCGCGTCACGCCACCAGTGACTGGATGGAGATGGAGAAGCAGCGTGGTATCTCGGTCACCTCCTCCGTCATGAAGTTCACCTATCGCGATTTCGAGATCAACCTCCTCGATACCCCGGGTCATAATGACTTTTCGGAAGATACCTACAGAACCTTAACAGCAGTTGACTCTGTATTGATGGTTATCGATTCGGTGAAGGGTGTCGAGAGCCAGACCAAGAAGCTCCTCGAGGTCTGCCGCCTGCGTCATACCCCGATCATGACCTTCATCAACAAGCTGGACCGTGAGGGACGTGAGCCGCTCGACCTCCTGGACGACATCGAAAGCACCCTCAATATCCAGTGCGCCCCCATGACCTGGCCCATCGGCATGGGCAAACGCTTCCGCGGCACCTACCACCTCTACACCAAGGAGATCACCTTCTACGATCCCGAGGCGGACCGGGGCGTGGGCGAGATCATCACGGTCAAGGGCCTGGACGATCCCCTGCTGGACGAGCTCCTGGGGAGCCAGGTTGAGGAGCTGCGCAACGACGTCGAACTCCTGGAAGGAGCTGCCCACCCCTTCGACCCCGAGGCCTATCTCGCCGGCAAGCAGACCCCGGTCTTCTTCGGTTCCGCGATCAACACCTTCGGCGTGCAGCAGCTGCTGGATTCCTTCGTGGAGAACGCGCCTGCGCCGCTGTCGCGTGAAACCACCAGCCGTATCGTGTCCCCGTACGAGGAGCCCTTTACCGGCTTCACCTTCAAGATCCAGGCGAACATGGACCCGGCACACCGCGACCGCATCGCCTTCTTCAGGATCTGCTCGGGGAAATTCGTACGCGGCATGAAGGTGAAACACCTGAGGCTGGGGCGCGAGGTGCAGATAGCCAACGCCACCATCTTCATGGCCCAGGACCGCACCAACGTGGATGAGGCCTATGCCGGCGACATCATCGGCATCCATAACCACGGCACCATCAAGATCGGCGATACCTTCACCCAGGGTGAAGACCTCAAATATACCGGTATTCCCAATTTCGCGCCGGAACATTTCCGGAAAGTGCGCATCCTGAACCCGCTCAAGTCGAAATCCCTCGAGAAGGGGCTGGTGCAACTCGCCGAGGAGGGGACCACCCAGGTGTTCCGCCCGCTGATGGGGGCGGACTGGATCGTCGGTGCGGTCGGCATGCTCCAGTTCGACGTCGTCATGCACCGCCTGGAGCACGAGTACGGCGTCAAGGCCGTCTACGAGCCCGTTTCCTACGTTACCGCCCGCTGGGTTACCGGCGACAGGAAGAAACTGGACGAGTTCCAGAAGAAGGAGGCCATGAACCTCTACCTGGATGGCGAAGGGAACCTGGCCTATCTCGCCGGGAGCCAGTGGCGCCTGGAAAACACCATGGAGAACTGGAAGGAACTCAGCTTCCACGCCACCCGCGAGCATAGCTAA
- a CDS encoding PilZ domain-containing protein, with amino-acid sequence MNDIYQRLHVADEAQDNAEIIATLAAIKAGRLKNDLRLLNFYREVPVSYAAEVLTVEEHDAELLVNQIQAVVIAHEKLTVIKSSHFRRDVAATVTYVNVEKSRVVLSNLSYALVRADRRMSVRVQLGSAIDATFAAPELDEVHGRLHDMSLTGMSINVARDPHLTLTQKGELSIALPSGSITVAASLLKVFTLDSGFRLVFEIEPSRAAELSISQYIFQRQVEIIKELKDHPGVSG; translated from the coding sequence ATGAACGACATCTATCAGCGGCTGCATGTTGCCGACGAAGCACAGGACAATGCCGAGATCATCGCCACTCTCGCTGCGATCAAAGCGGGCAGGCTGAAAAACGACCTGAGGCTTCTGAACTTCTACCGCGAGGTTCCCGTCAGCTACGCTGCCGAGGTACTGACCGTGGAAGAGCACGACGCGGAACTGCTGGTGAACCAGATACAGGCCGTGGTGATCGCGCATGAAAAGCTGACGGTGATCAAAAGCAGCCACTTCCGCAGGGACGTGGCCGCCACGGTGACCTACGTCAACGTGGAAAAATCGCGGGTGGTGCTCTCCAACCTGAGCTATGCCCTGGTGCGCGCCGACCGGCGCATGTCGGTACGGGTGCAGCTCGGCTCCGCCATCGACGCCACCTTCGCCGCCCCGGAACTCGACGAGGTGCACGGCCGCCTGCACGACATGTCGCTCACCGGCATGTCCATCAACGTGGCGCGCGATCCCCACCTCACACTCACCCAGAAGGGCGAACTCAGCATCGCACTCCCCTCAGGTTCCATCACGGTCGCGGCGTCGCTGTTGAAGGTGTTCACTCTCGACAGCGGGTTCCGGCTGGTCTTCGAGATCGAGCCATCGCGCGCGGCGGAGCTCAGCATTTCGCAGTACATCTTCCAGCGCCAGGTGGAGATCATCAAGGAACTCAAGGACCACCCGGGCGTAAGCGGCTAG
- a CDS encoding TatD family hydrolase produces the protein MLFDSHCHLDDPQLLPRLGALIPEAEAAGVAAFLVPGVHPSGWPVIQALSQKIPRIFPAYGVHPMHADLVTPAILSDLRRHATSARAIGEIGLDYLLPSPSRQLQREAFIAQLHVAIETGLPVLLHCRKAFEDLTAILRDLGGAGSIGGVMHSFSGSLESAEVCLKLGLHISLSGTVTYANARRPVEVAAAVPLERLLLETDAPDLAPEPYRGTVNVPALLVTTARRVADIRGIAFEELARRTFDNASRLFKPDLSLSSPSSH, from the coding sequence ATGCTTTTTGACAGCCACTGCCACCTGGATGACCCGCAGCTCTTACCCCGCCTGGGCGCGCTCATTCCGGAGGCCGAGGCTGCCGGCGTCGCGGCCTTCCTGGTACCGGGGGTGCACCCCTCGGGTTGGCCGGTGATCCAGGCACTCTCGCAAAAGATTCCCCGCATCTTCCCCGCCTACGGCGTCCACCCCATGCACGCCGACCTCGTCACTCCCGCGATCCTGTCCGACCTCAGGCGCCACGCGACCTCTGCCCGTGCCATCGGCGAGATCGGGCTCGACTACCTGCTCCCCTCCCCTTCCCGGCAGTTGCAACGGGAGGCCTTCATAGCGCAGCTGCACGTCGCCATCGAGACCGGACTGCCGGTCCTGCTCCACTGCCGCAAGGCCTTCGAGGACCTGACCGCCATCCTCCGTGATCTGGGGGGCGCCGGCTCCATCGGCGGCGTCATGCACTCATTTTCCGGGAGTCTCGAATCGGCCGAGGTCTGCCTCAAGCTCGGACTGCACATCTCCCTCTCCGGAACGGTTACCTACGCCAACGCGCGCCGCCCGGTCGAGGTGGCCGCGGCGGTTCCGCTGGAACGGCTGCTGCTGGAAACGGACGCACCCGACCTGGCGCCGGAGCCGTACCGCGGCACCGTCAACGTACCGGCCCTGCTCGTCACCACGGCACGACGTGTCGCTGACATCAGGGGCATCGCCTTCGAAGAACTCGCCCGCCGCACCTTTGACAATGCCTCCCGGCTCTTCAAACCGGACCTGTCCCTGTCCTCCCCTTCATCGCATTAG
- a CDS encoding sigma-54-dependent transcriptional regulator has protein sequence METPKILIADDDKKTRDFVAAFLSYKGYQVYQAFDGQDALQKIEMHDVQMVITDIMMPRVNGLEFIRQLKSLRPEIVTIAYSAFANNEMTANLLKAGAFFYLEKPFNLEELETHVKRGLEHQALQSKSFRSKPCIKNRALLNNIIGESEKMLSLFEMIEKVATSDSTVLIQGESGTGKELVARAIHDLSNRSDKNFVALNCAAIPDELLESELFGHVKGSFTGAVATRVGRFEMADKGTLFLDEIGDMKANLQVKLLRVLQSRELEPVGSTRSKKVDVRIIAATNQNLDHMVASKEFREDLYYRLSVIPIMLPPLRERGADIPLLLNSFLEKFNRSKQRKVQGFDKQVMETLGSYDWPGNVRELENLVERLVIIKGTGVINIHDLPEKYRGGRSTPVVHGEHMINLPDDGFCLNSAVEEFENRLIMQALEKSGGNKKEAAELLNLKRTTLIEKLKKKKLVYGETPLSP, from the coding sequence ATGGAAACGCCGAAAATACTGATCGCAGACGACGACAAGAAGACGCGGGACTTCGTGGCCGCCTTCCTGAGCTACAAAGGGTACCAGGTCTACCAAGCCTTCGACGGGCAGGACGCCCTGCAGAAGATCGAGATGCACGACGTGCAGATGGTTATCACCGATATCATGATGCCGCGGGTGAACGGTCTGGAGTTCATTCGGCAGCTTAAATCGCTCCGGCCGGAGATAGTTACCATAGCCTACAGCGCCTTCGCCAACAACGAGATGACGGCAAATCTCCTCAAGGCGGGGGCGTTCTTCTATCTGGAAAAGCCCTTCAACCTCGAGGAGCTGGAAACCCACGTCAAACGCGGCCTGGAGCACCAGGCGCTGCAGAGCAAGAGTTTCCGGTCCAAGCCTTGCATAAAGAACAGGGCGCTTTTGAACAACATCATCGGGGAGAGCGAGAAGATGCTCTCGCTGTTCGAGATGATCGAAAAGGTGGCTACCTCCGACTCCACCGTGCTGATCCAGGGTGAGTCGGGGACCGGCAAGGAACTGGTGGCGCGCGCCATTCACGACCTTTCCAACCGTTCCGACAAGAACTTCGTTGCGCTCAACTGCGCCGCCATTCCCGACGAGCTTTTGGAGAGTGAGCTGTTCGGCCATGTCAAGGGCTCCTTCACCGGGGCCGTCGCCACCCGCGTCGGCCGCTTCGAAATGGCCGACAAAGGGACCCTGTTCCTCGACGAGATCGGGGACATGAAGGCGAACCTGCAGGTGAAGCTTTTGCGCGTGCTGCAGAGCCGGGAGTTGGAGCCGGTGGGTTCCACCCGTTCCAAGAAGGTTGATGTCCGGATCATCGCGGCCACCAACCAGAACCTGGACCACATGGTGGCCTCCAAGGAATTCCGCGAGGACCTGTATTACAGGCTTTCCGTGATTCCGATCATGCTGCCGCCGTTGCGGGAGCGCGGCGCCGACATCCCGCTTTTGCTGAACAGCTTTTTGGAGAAGTTCAACCGGAGCAAGCAGCGCAAGGTTCAAGGTTTTGACAAGCAGGTCATGGAGACCCTGGGGAGCTACGACTGGCCCGGCAACGTGCGCGAGTTGGAGAACCTGGTGGAGCGCCTGGTGATCATCAAAGGGACCGGCGTGATCAACATTCACGACCTCCCCGAGAAGTACCGCGGCGGCCGCAGCACCCCGGTGGTGCACGGCGAGCACATGATCAACCTTCCCGACGACGGCTTCTGCCTGAACAGCGCCGTCGAGGAATTCGAGAACCGGCTGATCATGCAGGCGCTGGAGAAGAGCGGCGGCAACAAGAAAGAGGCCGCCGAACTCCTGAACTTGAAGCGCACCACGCTGATCGAGAAGTTGAAGAAGAAGAAACTGGTTTACGGGGAGACTCCGCTTTCCCCGTAA
- a CDS encoding chemotaxis protein CheA, with translation MAIDCEDQELLDGFLAETTELLEKLDDDLISLEKSPEDADLMNRIFRSIHTVKGASSFLGFDMLVKVTHKTEDVLNRLRKVELTLTPEIMDVILEAVDLVKTLVADIKGGDIIERDLEGTIAKLIPFLSENAVEATVLAPVFAPKEEKEAAAPAAPAEPAASQQAEEAAAAPAEPQGAKAEPKAQPAASQQVAPAPQPKPQPVKEPQKAPAKGGGEDLADNSTVRVDVKRLDDLMNQVGELVLERNRMIQLHSDYQTGLNPAEFGDDFGKLSKRLNFVTSELQMQVLKMRMLPVEKVFKKFPRIVRNLARDLGKEVDLIIYGEETELDRSVVDEIGDPLIHLIRNALDHGLETPDQRLAAGKDRTGTVVLSAAHEGNQIVISIKDDGRGIDPDKIARKAVDKGLVTDDQVAAMGTREILDLIFLPGFSTKEQTTDLSGRGVGMDVVRTNIRKLNGIIEIKNELGRGSEFILKLPLTLAIIQSLLVEVEKEVYSIPLASVIETMRVSKKEFHMIGGQEVLKLRDSVLPLLRLQQTFGCHEVYTDRDTCYVVIVGVAEKRIGLIVTRLLGQQEVAIKSLGKFLSNLPGIGGSTIMGDGRVALIVDPIGLVGGGAA, from the coding sequence ATGGCCATAGACTGCGAAGATCAGGAGCTACTGGACGGCTTTCTCGCCGAAACCACCGAGCTCCTGGAAAAACTTGACGACGACCTGATCTCCCTGGAGAAGAGCCCGGAAGACGCCGACCTCATGAACCGGATCTTCCGATCCATCCACACGGTCAAGGGTGCCTCGAGCTTCCTGGGTTTCGACATGCTCGTCAAGGTCACGCACAAGACCGAGGACGTCCTGAACCGCCTGAGGAAGGTGGAATTGACGCTCACCCCGGAGATCATGGACGTGATCCTCGAGGCGGTCGATCTCGTGAAGACCCTGGTGGCCGACATCAAGGGAGGCGACATCATTGAGAGGGACCTGGAGGGGACGATCGCGAAGCTGATCCCCTTCCTCTCCGAGAACGCCGTGGAAGCGACCGTGCTCGCCCCCGTCTTCGCCCCCAAGGAGGAGAAGGAAGCGGCAGCCCCGGCCGCACCTGCTGAGCCCGCGGCTTCCCAGCAGGCGGAGGAGGCAGCGGCTGCACCCGCAGAGCCGCAGGGAGCAAAGGCGGAGCCCAAGGCCCAGCCTGCCGCCTCGCAGCAGGTGGCGCCAGCGCCGCAGCCCAAGCCCCAGCCGGTCAAGGAGCCCCAGAAGGCACCGGCCAAGGGGGGGGGCGAGGATCTCGCCGACAACTCCACGGTCAGGGTGGACGTGAAGCGCCTGGACGACCTGATGAACCAGGTGGGGGAGCTGGTGCTGGAGCGCAACCGCATGATCCAGCTGCACAGCGACTACCAGACCGGCCTCAATCCCGCCGAGTTCGGCGACGATTTCGGCAAGCTCTCCAAGCGGCTCAACTTCGTCACCTCGGAACTGCAGATGCAGGTCCTCAAGATGCGCATGCTTCCGGTGGAGAAGGTCTTCAAGAAGTTCCCGCGCATCGTCCGCAACCTGGCGCGCGACCTCGGCAAGGAGGTCGACCTGATCATCTACGGCGAGGAAACGGAGCTGGACCGCTCCGTGGTGGACGAGATCGGCGATCCGTTGATCCACCTGATCCGTAACGCCCTGGACCACGGCCTGGAGACCCCGGACCAGCGACTCGCCGCCGGCAAGGACCGCACCGGCACGGTGGTCCTCTCCGCAGCCCACGAAGGGAACCAGATCGTGATCAGCATCAAGGACGACGGCCGCGGCATCGACCCGGACAAGATCGCCCGCAAGGCCGTGGACAAAGGGCTGGTCACCGACGATCAGGTCGCCGCCATGGGGACCCGCGAGATCCTCGACCTCATCTTCCTCCCCGGCTTCTCCACCAAGGAGCAGACCACCGACCTTTCCGGGCGCGGCGTCGGCATGGACGTGGTGCGCACCAACATCCGGAAGCTCAACGGCATCATCGAGATCAAGAACGAGTTGGGGCGCGGCAGCGAGTTCATCCTGAAGCTCCCGCTTACCCTGGCCATCATCCAGTCCCTGCTGGTGGAGGTCGAGAAGGAGGTCTACTCGATCCCGCTGGCGTCGGTCATCGAGACCATGCGGGTCAGCAAGAAGGAGTTCCACATGATCGGCGGGCAGGAGGTGCTGAAACTGAGGGACTCGGTGCTGCCGCTTTTGAGGCTGCAGCAGACCTTCGGCTGCCACGAGGTCTACACCGACCGAGACACCTGCTACGTGGTCATCGTAGGGGTCGCAGAGAAGAGAATCGGCCTGATCGTCACCAGGCTGTTGGGGCAACAGGAGGTTGCCATCAAATCGCTGGGCAAGTTCCTGTCCAACCTCCCGGGGATCGGCGGATCGACCATCATGGGAGACGGCAGGGTGGCGTTAATTGTTGATCCGATCGGACTGGTCGGCGGCGGAGCAGCCTGA
- a CDS encoding ferritin-like domain-containing protein produces MFKEYTLQEALKLAIKTEKESMDFYRRAGSVSKDERSKKVFDLLANEEAGHLRAFFDHYRGGDLGDIDSYLASPPDKQSATHLALEQAIAAESHEQKALEIALKEEKSCIDFYTILVKDVVDPLVRRVFETVIRETQGHYDMIEDEYMRIMTMVHSSDQNIYVRE; encoded by the coding sequence ATGTTCAAGGAATACACACTGCAGGAAGCGTTGAAACTGGCCATCAAGACCGAGAAAGAGAGCATGGACTTCTACCGTCGGGCGGGGTCAGTGAGCAAGGATGAGAGATCGAAGAAGGTGTTCGACCTTTTGGCCAACGAGGAGGCCGGGCACCTGCGCGCCTTCTTCGACCACTATCGCGGCGGCGACCTGGGCGACATCGACAGCTACCTCGCCTCTCCGCCGGACAAGCAGTCGGCCACCCATCTCGCGCTGGAACAGGCCATCGCGGCCGAGAGCCATGAGCAGAAGGCGCTGGAGATCGCCCTGAAGGAGGAGAAATCCTGTATCGACTTCTACACCATCCTGGTGAAGGACGTGGTGGACCCGCTGGTGCGCCGCGTCTTCGAAACGGTGATCAGGGAGACCCAGGGCCACTACGACATGATCGAGGACGAGTACATGCGGATCATGACCATGGTGCACAGCTCGGATCAGAACATCTATGTGAGGGAGTAA
- a CDS encoding HDOD domain-containing protein codes for MEKAAMMQTAEEMVESFVDLPTIPHVATRVIELLDRPGVELDEVADMILADQVLAARVIKMVNSPLYKPANEIKSVKRALIYLGFRHIRELAFTCSFVDVFEGRDGIFDVRSFWEHSFGVGVVSKIIAQRVRYPDTEKAYLVGIVHDIGEVFLSYYRQDTFRALLDSVKGQPFRLVEKEAEYLGTSHSEIGLCIAKKWNFPADYCEVIGLHHDPEQAVLDPTLCAIVNLADLFCSVRQLDYGGNSWVSFNLAEEKAWAILKSYAPNLADLDVERFCYELDDRVPEIQDMVKSIFQGIGAKETS; via the coding sequence ATGGAAAAAGCAGCCATGATGCAGACTGCCGAGGAGATGGTCGAGAGCTTCGTTGACCTCCCCACCATCCCGCACGTGGCCACCCGGGTGATCGAGCTCCTGGACCGTCCCGGGGTCGAGCTCGACGAGGTCGCCGACATGATCCTGGCGGACCAGGTGCTGGCGGCCCGGGTCATCAAGATGGTCAATTCGCCGCTGTACAAGCCGGCCAACGAAATAAAATCCGTAAAAAGGGCCCTGATCTACCTGGGCTTCCGCCACATCCGCGAGCTCGCCTTCACCTGCTCCTTCGTCGACGTCTTCGAAGGGCGGGACGGCATCTTCGACGTCCGCAGTTTCTGGGAGCACTCCTTCGGCGTGGGCGTCGTTTCCAAGATCATCGCGCAACGGGTGCGTTACCCCGACACCGAAAAGGCCTACCTGGTGGGGATCGTGCACGACATCGGCGAGGTGTTTCTCTCCTACTACCGCCAGGACACCTTCCGCGCCCTGCTCGACTCGGTGAAGGGGCAGCCCTTCCGGCTGGTGGAAAAGGAGGCCGAGTACCTTGGCACCTCCCACAGCGAGATCGGCCTGTGCATCGCCAAGAAATGGAACTTCCCGGCCGACTACTGCGAAGTGATCGGGCTGCACCACGACCCGGAGCAGGCGGTCCTCGATCCGACCCTGTGCGCCATCGTCAACCTGGCCGACCTGTTCTGCTCGGTGCGCCAGCTTGACTACGGCGGCAACTCCTGGGTTTCCTTCAACCTCGCCGAAGAGAAGGCCTGGGCGATCCTCAAGTCCTATGCGCCCAACCTCGCCGACCTCGACGTGGAGCGCTTCTGCTACGAACTGGACGACCGCGTCCCCGAGATCCAGGACATGGTCAAATCGATCTTCCAAGGCATAGGAGCCAAAGAAACGTCATGA